The DNA segment TCCCCATCAACAGCAAGACTGAGTTAGGCCAGGGGGTTGGAAGGCAAGGACGGGGCTGCACTATTTGTATTATTTCTAAACTATTTGTACTCATTATATTGAAGATGCTAATATGTTGATAACAAATATGTAGTTTTCCAGAATAAAACGTGTAAATAATTTTATGTTTGTACCTATAGTGTTATTTTAAGTTGCTAATTGTAAGATAAGCATTGTTACAAAATAACCATTTTTTACTCATAATATTGTACACCTTTTAACCCAATTACTTTTCATTTGAACTAGTTATTttccgcccgcgcgttgcggcgggacccaatgactacaaaaggcgtgttagcaacggcaaacagatacctaatatcaaaacataaataaaatgacgtggtaaggataatcactccgtcataaaaaacaattttaaataacctaatatataataatagaacccacacgtcctacacgttggaaattcggttgttttcagttcagttattacggtgctaacacattaaaatatggatgagctcagtaccggtaacggcagcgaaagtaccgatccgaaaaatcatcgaaattaggtaccggcaccgaaaatgctcggtacaatacgatatggtatttgaaggtaaaaatcaataaatacaggtatggtgctagaccgatgtcgaaccgaaagtaacgattttgaaaacgccaaaaggtgggtaccaaattggtaccgaaaatgatttggtatagcaaatttggtaccgatacgatgccgattcgtttacaggatttgatacgatttgctcatcattATTCTAAATATGCAAGTTAGTTTTACAtgttacaattcattcattacagaaaaagacaaaaaataaagcaaaataagtgGTTGTGTATAAAAAACCTCATTCAACCGAAagacagtttacttactgtgtgtatgaaaagtaatctaaacggtgcaattacttgcattgctgcgttgctacaggatttgatgagctcggtaccaaccggtaccaaaaataccgttaccgaaatcctcaaaagtgggtaccggtaccgaatatacctagtatggtacggtaCGGTTCAGTACCGGTCGGTAGTGGTATGGTACctgtatttgagggtaaaaaccggtgaatgcctatgcagaaccggtaccgaaaatacaccgatTTGGTAAATATGAGACCGGTgcctatacccgataccatttgctgaTCTCTTAATGATGTATTccattctaattttaatttaaaaaaataaattataaagcATTGTTCCcattaccgaaatccccaaaagtgggtgccggtaccgaatatacctagtatggtacggttcagtactggtcggtactggtacggcaccggtatttgagggtaaaaaccggtgaataacTGTGCagaaccgataccgaaaatacaccgatTTGGTAAATTTAAGACCAGTACCTATACCTGATACCATTTGCTAATCTCTTAATGATGTATTCCATTCTaaattaatatataataaaaaagaaagtGAAGCACTGTTCATTCAGTTTCTTTTTTATCATATATTAACTTAACTGATTTTTCAAACACAAATCGTTaatttttttgactttttttttttgaacaaagGACACTGTATTTCTGTATCATTTTTATTGAAAACGGAGTTATATTCAAATTGGTATCGTAAACTATATTGAGTACAGTTACCATAATGAACCGAGAGAAATCAAATTCCTGTCACATCACCCGGGAATCTCACTAGTTAGTTAAATTTTAGCACTGTATTATGAATTCGACATCCAAAATAGATTTTTGTATTTATCTTCAGCAATTTCTGCACATTTTTTTGTTCTTCATTGTATGTATCCTGTAGTTTTGTGCCCAAATTTTATTTGGAGGCCCAATGTAATATATCCCAAAAGGTTGGTAATTACACCTACCTAATAAAGCCTAAACCACCCAAATCTTTGGTAATGGTTTGTTTTGATCTCAACTTTTGCACAACTGGTCCAGGTTTACAATTATTTGAAACTGTTATCAGCAGTTTCTTTTATAGTTTGACCTAAAAACCACCAATACTAGAACATAAACACTCATACTTGTAGTCAGATTTACAGTTTGGTTTGACCTTTGACACATAATTATTCCTTTGGAGAAATATGCTGAAAATTAATCTCAACTGATTCTCCCTAATCACCAAAACAAAATATGAGCATAATGAACTTCCGAGAAATATTACTGACGATTTCTTATTGAACTTAATCAACGAGTGAAGAATCATAAAGAAAAACAAGTTCAAACTAATTCCAACTGAAAACCGTTTCTAATGGATTGAGCCGGTCATGTCCGAGACTAAATAGTTTGTTCATATAATCTTTAACTTTCTATTTTTGAGCCATTGCGTATCCGCTTGAATTTGCAACAATTAAAAATGCTATGACCTGCTGCACTAAAACAACTTACAAACCCCACACCATTGTATGACATTGTAAAAGAACAGATTGTATAAAACATGATTAATAAGAAACATTTGGTTGAAGATCATCAACTAAAATATATCATCAGATAAGAGCCAAAAACAATGCTATTTACAAGAAGACATCAATCAATGAAAAAACCTGTGTATTTACCTTAACAGATTTAGCGGAAGCACGTATTTTGCCCCATGAGACAGCTTCATCAGGACGAGCACCGGAATCACTACCATCAAATTCTTGGGCAGTGTAATTGATGAAGACTGCATAATCAGCACCATTACGCATCATATTTGCATTGCATATGTGATGTTTTGGCAACCCCCCTCCTAGAATTATCATCCCTGTCTTCCTAGGGTTTGCATGCACAGCTTCACCGTTCATCGCCCTGATATCTGTTTAAAAAGTTATTAAGTAATGACAATAACTACTATTTTTATTATTCAAGCTTCTGAGGTTCCGTGAGCAAATATCTTGAAATGAATATTATTCAAaactatattaattaaataaaatacattTCGTGTTAAGTTTGATCTAAGAAAGTCAAAATGAGAAAATCTGCACACCTTGTACTATGTCGACAACAAGACCGGGATTGCGAAAGGAATGGAAATATAACATGTCACCAAGAGACCCATCTGTCAAGCCAGGGCAAAAGACGGGAATATCGTTCTACAAATAACAATTAATCTAAGTTTGAATGTCAATTATTGTCAAACAAATTAATTTCAGTTTTAAATGAGTATGCATTTGATTTGATTTGAGAGGCAAGATCATTATTTACATCAAAAAAATATAACAGACCTAATAAAGGTAAAAATAATAATCAGTGTTAGCTTGGAAAAATATATGACAGTTATAACTATGCTAAATAAAAAGTTaagaggccggttaacgtacaatattccttaacgtaCGAGCGTACGCACGTTGtgaaactcaaaaccctaatcacgcaagTGAAaaacataatcacgcatgttgacaTCAACTCGGAACACTACTTCGCAAAATCGGAACCTACTTTAtaaaccatagttattaaaggcgcataggcctcgccttagacctaggcgcaaagcgcaaaaaaaagcgagggcctgaAAAAAATAAAGCTCataatgaaaaaaatatattatgtatatatatgaaaaAGAATACTggtcttcaaataaaataaacaaaatctattatataacaatttatatcatctatttagtaccaaaagtcataaaatattagtgtattagtgtagAATAATAGTTTTCCCTAGATAATAGTAGAAATCTGGCGAGAATCTTGTCGGAATGTAGAGAGTTTGGCCGGAAActctccggaatctaggaatctcgccggaatgtgtgcctgaaccatcacctggagaattaaagcgcaatttcctcAACTTAAagcctgaaaaatgggcctaggcgcaaggggcgatggcttttaacaactatgttATAAACTCGAAATCTCTTTTGCAAACTCGGAATCTCTTTCGCAAACTCGGAACCTTCATTCAACATGCGTAATTATGTTTCAACATGCTTAAAAGATCATAAACTCGGAATCTACTTCACAAACTCGGAACCCTCATTCATTCACAAACTCGGAATCTTTATCCTTCCAACATGTGTATTATGTTCATGGTCATAAATAAAGAATTGAAAGACTAACCATATGATGTTGAACTAGATACGTCTCTAACACCAGATGAAATGAGGTTTGACGTGAAGCCTAGGAAGACTTTGCATTTGACAGACTCTCTATAAGTCGGGTTCTTCTCCTCGTCGCTGTTACTTGTTCGTGAGAAAGCCTCCAGTCTAGCTTCAGTCATCAAGTTGAAACTATTAAAATCAAACATGACAACAAATATGCATTAATATATATAGACAGAGAGAACATAAAAGCTTTTCCTTTGCAAAAGCTAGCCTCATTCAGAACAGCTTTACTGGTGGCATCCATTGATGTCTAGTTTTTGTTCCTTTTTAAACCGGAAAGGTGTCGAGTTCTAAATTAGAAACTAAGGgagctaaacgggtcgtgttcgtgggttggcgggttcaacctgaCCCGAACCCAAAAATCTTCTCACACGAACACGACCTGAATATTTGCGGGTTGCccgaaatttttttatttttaaattattttcacaAATTAATATACTAAAGTTAAAATTTACtacaaaaaacacaaatgtatataatacaattacattAAAATTATATAATCTTAAGACAAGTTAAAATTATGGAATAAAACACACAATATTTAATTTATGACCaaaaaaacatattataaaaaaaatataatatacaGTAATATATATGGGTTAAACGGTTCAACCTGCCAACCCGAACGGGTTGACCCATTTGGATAAACatgttcgcgggttcaacctgaaactgactcGAACctgtttagactaaacccaaacccgcaAATTTCGTGTCAGAATTTCACACCCCTATTGGAAACTTCAAATGTAAAAGTACTAGAGAAAGAAAAACAGCTAGCAGATGATATCATGATAAGACATTTCTAAAAAAGAAATAGTTAAAGCGAGATTATTGATAACGCATATGATAGCAGCAACCATCGTGCTGATATTTTAAACCCTGCCCTCATGCGTTCTGGATCGTAAGATTGAGTTTCCTCATCCTACTGAGGAAGCCAGGGCCTAGATCATGCAGGTGTGTACTGAATCTATCCTCGTGTTAATATGCATCATTAATTGATATTATCGGTTCATGTTTGTTAAATTCTATATTGTCGACCTTTGTGTTTCTCTTTGAAGATTCATTGCCGGAAATGAATATGTCGTCATCTTTGCAGAGCTGGCTCGCTCTACTAATGACTTCACTGGGGTACAAAACTACAAATGAAAGCTGTATGTGTGCGGAAGCTA comes from the Helianthus annuus cultivar XRQ/B chromosome 4, HanXRQr2.0-SUNRISE, whole genome shotgun sequence genome and includes:
- the LOC110934209 gene encoding deoxyhypusine synthase, translated to MNDIPVFCPGLTDGSLGDMLYFHSFRNPGLVVDIVQDIRAMNGEAVHANPRKTGMIILGGGLPKHHICNANMMRNGADYAVFINYTAQEFDGSDSGARPDEAVSWGKIRASAKSVKVNTQVFSLIDVFL